Proteins encoded together in one Osmerus eperlanus chromosome 20, fOsmEpe2.1, whole genome shotgun sequence window:
- the slc44a4 gene encoding choline transporter-like protein 4: protein MGKKQEDSSEYGEPAQFDPTFNGPIRKRGCTDIICCVLFMAVILGYMVVGILAWLYGDPRHVLYARNSTGMFCGIGANKDMPSVFYFDILKCATSTNIMAAALNGLQCPTVQVCVKECPNKFWLVTPLDYGRKPQAVFQQALCVPSFNLNTTTMTVKEIVDRELCPFFFSPTTSVLGRCLPNITALGNIPNDFSGVPGLPNSINETANGIKNATGDVMNGFNAREVGVRIFEDFASSWPWILLGLLIAMLVSLLFLLLLRFTAPVMVWVLIFGVLAAGAYGIWHCYWEYTNYASASISSVGFTTNLNVYLQVKETWLAFLIILSVAEAIILLTLIFLRTRILIAIALIQESSKAVSHMMSTLLYPLVTFILLVVCVAYWGTTALYLATSGGPMYKVVALNSSQGGCASINGTEDCDPLTFNSTTYQSCSSARCIFIKYNTEGLLQRNLFNLQIYNVVAFLWCANFVLALGQCTLAGAFASYYWAFSKPADIPTFPLSQAFIRTLRYHVGSLAFGALILTLVQMVRIILEYLDHKTRAAQNPCARFLLCCLKCCFWCLEKFIKFLNRNAYIMVAIYGKNFCVSAKNAFKLLMRNIIRVVVLDKVTDLLLFFGKLLVVGGVGILSFFFFSGRIPLPNDTFRFETLNYYWMPIITVVVGSYLIAHGFFSVYNMGVDTLFLCFLEDLERHDGSIQKPYFMSKNLMKILNKSNKQPKKGKD from the exons AGGCTGCACGGATATCATCTGCTGTGTTCTCTTCATGGCTGTCATTCTGGGCTACATGGTCGTTGGAATTCTGG CCTGGCTCTATGGGGACCCTCGGCATGTTTTATACGCCCGGAACTCCACCGGAATGTTCTGTGGCATCGGCGCCAATAA ggataTGCCTAGTGTGTTCTACTTTGACATCCTGAAATGTGCCACAAGCACCAACATAATGGCTGCCGCATTAAACGGGCTGCAATGCCCCACCGTACAG gtgtgtgtgaaagaatgCCCCAACAAATTCTGGCTTGTGACTCCTCTAGACTATGGCAGAAAACCACAGGCAGTGTTCCAGCAGGCCCTCTGTGTGCCTTCCTTCAATCTTAACACCACTACCATG ACAGTGAAAGAAATAGTGGATAGAGAACTTTGTCCGTTCTTCTTCAGTCCAACGACCTCAG TGCTGGGGAGATGTTTACCCAACATCACGGCTTTGGGAAATATCCCAAATGATTTCAGCGGTGTTCCTGGCCTGCCCAACAGTATCAATGAAACCGCTAACGGCATCAAGAACGCCACAGG GGACGTGATGAATGGCTTCAACGCCAGGGAGGTCGGCGTGAGGATCTTTGAGGACTTTGCGTCATCGTGGCCATGGATCCTTCT gggCTTGCTGATAGCCATGCTGGTGAGCCTGCTGTTTCTGCTGCTGCTGAGGTTCACTGCTCCGGTCATGGTGTGGGTGCTGATCTTTGGAGTGCTAGCAGCCGGGGCTTACG GTATCTGGCACTGCTACTGGGAATACACCAACTATGCCTCGGCCTCCATCAGTAGTGTGGGCTTCACTACCAACTTAAACGTCTACCTGCAGGTGAAGGAGACCTGGCTGGCCTTCT tgATCATCCTGTCTGTGGCGGAGGCCATCATCCTGTTGACTCTCATCTTCCTGCGGACCAGGATCCTCATCGCCATCGCTCTCATCCAGGAGTCCAGCAA GGCTGTCAGCCACATGATGTCCACACTACTGTACCCTCTGGTCACCTTCATTCTCCTGGTTGTCTGTGTGGCTTACTGGGGCACTACCGCCCT ATACCTTGCCACATCAGGGGGGCCCATGTACAAAGTGGTGGCTCTCAACTCCTCTCAGGGGGGCTGTGCTAGCATCAATGGCACTGAGGACTGCGACCCCCTG aCCTTCAACTCCACCACCTACCAGTCCTGTTCATCGGCGCGATGCATCTTTATTAAGTACAACACAGAGGGCCTGCTGCAGAGGAACCTGTTCAACCTGCAAATCTACAACGTGGTGGCCTTCCTCTGGTGTGCCAACTTTGTGCTGGCCCTGGGACAGTGCACCCTGGCTGGGGCGTTCGCCTCTTACTACTGGGCCTTCAGCAAGCCTGCGGACATCCccacctttcctctctcccaggcctTCATCCGCACACTGAG ATACCATGTTGGCTCCTTGGCATTTGGCGCACTGATTCTGACCCTCGTCCAGATGGTCCGAATCATCCTGGAGTACCTGGACCACAAGACCAGAG CCGCCCAGAACCCCTGTGCCAGGTTCCTCCTGTGCTGCCTCAAGTGCTGCTTCTGGTGCCTGGAGAAGTTCATCAAGTTCCTCAACAGGAATGCCTACATCATG GTGGCCATATACGGTAAAAACTTCTGCGTCTCTGCCAAAAATGCATTCAAGCTCCTGATGAGGAACATCATAAG GGTGGTGGTGCTGGACAAAGTGACAGACCTTCTGCTGTTCTTTGGGAAGCTGTTAGTGGTCGGAGGAGTCG GGATCCtatccttcttttttttctcaggtAGAATACCTCTACCAAACGACACCTTCCGCTTCGAGACACTCAACTACTACTGGATGCCCATTATC aCGGTTGTGGTGGGATCCTACCTTATCGCTCATGGTTTCTTCAGCGTCTACAACATGGGTGTGgacactctcttcctctgcttct TGGAGGACTTGGAGCGCCATGATGGAAGCATCCAAAAGCCCTACTTCATGTCCAAGAACCTGATGAAAATCCTCAACAAATCCAACAAGCAGCCTAAGAAGGGAAAGGATTGA